A window of the Gossypium arboreum isolate Shixiya-1 chromosome 2, ASM2569848v2, whole genome shotgun sequence genome harbors these coding sequences:
- the LOC108466160 gene encoding ADP-ribosylation factor-like: MGPLPLKPILGKLSFGIILLCTVMGDSITKVTIDGHYTVMDRDRLQMGEVASTIPTIGFNVETVQYNNIKFQVWDLGGQTSIRPYWRCYFPNTQAIIYVVDSSDTDRIGIAKEEFHAILETEQRVTQVIIRSAIDFERDPWPKVSDNAKDLVKKMLNPDPKQHLTVQEVLEHPWLQNAKKAPNILLGKTVKARLKQFSIMNKLKKRDLNGPCDETSSNLPLVGAIADSQLDFPQVKRPDLLVGLQQILHTGGILG, from the exons ATGGGACCATTACCTCTGAAGCCTATACTGGGGAAGTTGAGTTTCGGGATTATTTTGCTTTGTACTGTCATGGGTGATAGTATTACTAAGGTCACAATTGATGGTCATTACACAGTCATGGATAGAG ATCGGCTTCAGATGGGTGAGGTAGCCTCTACAATTCCAA CGATTGGGTTTAATGTAGAGACTGTACAATACAACAACATCAAGTTTCAAGTATGGGATTTAG GTGGTCAGACAAGCATTAG GCCATATTGGAGATGCTATTTCCCAAATACACAAGCAATAATTTATGTTGTTGATTCAAGTGACACTGATAGAATTGGAATAGCCAAGGAAGAATTTCATGCCATTTTAGAG ACTGAGCAGAGGGTGACACAAGTAATTATTCGCTCTGCTATTGACTTTGAGAGGGACCCATGGCCTAAGGTTTCGGACAATGCAAAGGAccttgtaaagaaaatgcttaaTCCTGATCCAAAGCAGCATCTTACAGTACAAGAAGTGCTTG AACATCCATGGCTACAAAATGCCAAGAAAGCACCAAACATTCTGTTGGGTAAGACTGTGAAAGCTAGGCTCAAACAATTTTCTATAATGAACAAGCTGAAGAAGAGAGATCTAAAT GGCCCTTGTGATGAAACTAGCTCTAACTTACCTCTTGTAGGTGCAATTGCTGATAGTCAGTTAG ATTTTCCACAGGTGAAGAGACCAGACCTTCTGGTTGGTCTTCAGCAGATCCTCCACACAGGAGGCATTCTGGGCTGA